A genomic window from Spodoptera frugiperda isolate SF20-4 chromosome 29, AGI-APGP_CSIRO_Sfru_2.0, whole genome shotgun sequence includes:
- the LOC118268282 gene encoding protein artichoke, with product MGVITLLSRLKCGVFAFLIIIYTPILQGEEQPQCPSLAENPICPCYSFKEGIYLECPSATPGVVKNVLSKIRGNIHSLSLYDLEISTTELNADIFPPKIKITNLQISQSGINKISPNAFTSVRDSLGSLSIISGKLSKIPHESFLELHNITALDLQLNDIKDIQANTFRNLRLNKINLKGNKIANISEYAFYDLEETLGELDMSENFLTVFPLKPLAKLNNISSLRLAWNKINSIPDDINVTIAKLESLDLNSNYFTKIEKYWFRCMPRIKVLTFFSNQIQHIDEEAFYYLQKLETVDLSRNKITTLAKNIFQKNPNIRTIDLSYNHLHHINGVFSNLHELSEIFLSENNILEISDDAFVNAFGLTVLNLEHNAIQKLHPNSFSSLQNLTQLHMGTNFLNKLPRSVFQSNRKLITLSLDNNEINELDELVFEKLDDLKEIRLQNNKLSQIKRNVFSPLPGLLELHLQNNLVQTIDSHAFITLKRLQHINLQGNRLTTIGDVFPNRNSSLVSIQLGANYLSMLKNSSLRGQMNVQIMWLSQNNIKILTSNLFNDLLNIQRLYLKNNSIVHIENRTFMHLKKIKFLDLSNNKLVKLSNETFYKLVTLEELYLQNNHINQVTKDTFQFLVKLKVLDLSQNDIVIFNFDISSLPIKQLRLSKNSIAIIEVDSLKSLPNLSDLEMNNNDLTWEDIIQIQIPGLKSLIISENNFTLLENKTFAHLPSLQTLSLELSNISQLPPTTFIKNQNLLRINLAYNNLRDLHKDVFAYTTILQELNLKGNNFTDFPHHALFNVTSLEILDLCGNQLHSIDFFKFIGLQNLRSLNLCNNRISMLNGFNSPSLKNLVTVNLSNNMLTVLPPNFFQHSVGLKEIDLSYNLFKNIPSNGLSEAVLPALTTLNMSSNSLVQLLQTYPSKLFPVLEELVVTNTNLTIITSKDFENFPSLKRLVLSQNSIIRLSPGAFSKLHNLELLDLSQNKLENIPRERLQGLYSTRVLNMSQNVIRELEDFTSDLQSLQKLDISFNHITRINKDVFRGLPSLTELYLSGNWLSAISADAFRNLNKIAFIDLSRNYFEVIQMKMLKVLETQIKTIYFNENPLTCNCETQEVWRWMKEHYKIVIKGSRNLRCEHPEDLHGYSFIELPSHKLCDIPIVIRIAIQDIQTYSIIVSWQSRNQTGLNAYQVAYFSEDNPTLIRGKILNTTARSTRLNNLTPGSRYTVCVIAVGSFGPSTSTGFSVPDARIALSPDITSINNLYSDEQIFNHLRPYMNDSLSSKCTSVRTIEIFGAAIDSPFSNTYMDIADILTRRLSLVVGCCIGFIVFVVLVSALGYIKTKKRQVIVKAEVQQAPQYISYDNFNTPGVEVQTTDMDINTITDKTKVQCKHD from the exons gtATATATTTGGAATGCCCGAGTGCAACACCAGGAGTCGTAAAAAATGTGCTGTCCAAGATAAGAGGAAACATCCACTCGCTCTCGCTATACGACTTAGAAATATCAACGACTGAACTAAATGCAGATATCTTCCcaccgaaaataaaaataactaatctACAGATCTCGCAGTCGggaataaacaaaataagccCTAACGCTTTTACATCGGTACGTGACTCGTTAGGATCTTTGAGCATAATTTCCGGTAAATTGAGCAAAATTCCGCATGAATCATTCTTGGAACTTCACAATATTACGGCACTTGATTTACAGCTTAACGACATCAAAGATATTCAGGCAAATACATTCAGAAATCTTaggttgaataaaataaatttaaaaggaAACAAAATAGCCAATATATCAGAATATGCATTTTACGATTTAGAAGAAACTCTAGGAGAACTGGATATGAGTGAAAACTTCTTAACAGTTTTTCCTTTGAAACCATTggccaaattaaataatatcagCAGTCTACGACTGgcatggaataaaataaattcaataccGGACGACATAAATGTTACAATAGCAAAACTAGAGAGTTTAGACCTAAATTCAaactattttactaaaatagaaAAGTATTGGTTTAGGTGTATGCCTAGAATAAaggttttaacattttttagtaATCAAATTCAGCATATTGACGAAGaagcattttattacttacaaaaattAGAAACTGTGGATTTAAGTCGTAACAAAATTACAACGCTTGCtaagaatatttttcaaaagaacCCCAACATTCGCACCATTGATTTGAGTTACAATCATCTCCACCACATAAATGGAGTTTTTTCAAACCTTCATGAACTCTCAGAAATATTTCTATCGGAAAATAATATCTTAGAGATATCTGACGATGCATTCGTTAATGCATTTGGACTAACAGTCCTTAATTTAGAACATAACGCCATTCAAAAATTACACCCAAATAGTTTTTCATCTTTACAAAATTTAACGCAACTACATATGGgaacaaactttttaaataaacttcctCGTAGTGTATTTCAATCAAATCGTAAACTAATAACTTTAAGTCtagataataatgaaataaatgaattagacGAATTGGTGTTtgagaaattggatgatttgaaAGAAATACGTTTGCAAAATAATAAGCTAAGTCAAATCAAAAGAAATGTATTCAGTCCATTGCCAGGGCTATTAGAACTTCATTTGCAAAATAATCTTGTACAAACCATAGACTCTCATGCATTCATTACCCTTAAACGTCTTCAGCACATTAATTTGCAGGGTAATCGCTTGACAACTATTGGGGATGTATTCCCAAACAGAAATTCATCCTTGGTTTCTATTCAACTTGGtgcaaattatttatcaatgttAAAAAATAGCTCTCTTAGAGGGCAGATGAACGTGCAAATAATGTGGCTAAgccaaaataacataaaaatattaacatctaATCTTTtcaatgatttgttaaatattcaaaggctgtatctaaaaaataatagtattgtACATATTGAAAATAGAACATTTATGCActtgaaaaaaattaagtttctagatttaagtaataataagcTTGTTAAACTAAGTAATGAGACGTTTTATAAACTTGTAACGTTGGAAGAACTGTACCTacaaaataatcacataaaTCAAGTCACCAAAGATACATTTcagtttttagttaaattaaaagtattagaCTTATCGCAAAATGACATAGTTATATTCAATTTTGATATTTCTTCATTGCCGATTAAGCAGCTTAGACTAAGTAAAAATTCTATAGCAATAATCGAAGTAGATTCACTGAAAAGTTTACCAAATTTGAGTGATCTGGAAATGAATAACAATGACTTGACTTGGGAAGATATTATTCAGATACAGATACCAGGACTGAAATCTTTAATAATATCCGAGAATAACTTCACATTGTTGGAAAATAAAACGTTTGCTCATCTTCCTTCATTACAAACTCTGTCTCTAGAGTTATCAAATATATCGCAACTGCCGCCGACGACATTCATTAAAAATCAGAATCTGTTGAGAATAAATTTAGCTTATAATAATCTGCGAGACTTACACAAAGACGTCTTCGCATACACAACAATATTACAAGAACTcaatttaaaaggaaataatttCACAGATTTCCCTCACCACGCGCTCTTCAATGTAACTTCGTTAGAAATATTAGATTTATGTGGCAATCAACTGCACAGCATTGATTTCTTTAAATTTATCGGTCTACAAAACTTGCGATCacttaatttatgtaataatcgTATTTCTAtgttaaatggttttaattCCCCGTCACTTAAAAATTTAGTTACAGTAAATTTAAGCAATAATATGTTAACAGTTCTTCCACCGAACTTTTTTCAACACTCTGTTGGTTTGAAAGAAATTGATTTATCATATAATCTGTTTAAAAATATCCCAAGCAACGGGTTATCTGAAGCAGTGCTTCCTGCGCTTACAACACTAAATATGTCTTCTAATTCTTTAGTGCAATTATTGCAAACATATCCTTCTAAATTATTTCCAGTATTAGAAGAATTAGTTGTTACTAATACAAACCTTACGATTATCACAAGTAAAGACTTTGAAAATTTCCCATCACTGAAGAGATTGGTATTGTCACAAAACTCCATAATTCGCCTATCTCCAGGGGCTTTCTCTAAGCTGCATAACTTAGAACTGCTTGAtttaagtcaaaataaattagaaaacatTCCAAGAGAGAGACTACAAGGATTGTATTCAACGCGCGTCCTCAATATGTCTCAAAACGTCATCAGAGAATTGGAAGATTTCACATCGGACTTACAAAGTCTGCAGAAGTTAGATATCTCATTTAATCATattacaagaataaataaagatgTATTCAGAGGTCTCCCCAGCCTGACAGAATTATATTTGAGTGGAAACTGGTTATCAGCCATATCTGCAGACGCATTCCGAAATTTGAATAAGATTGCATTTATTGACTTGAGTCGAAATTACTTTGAAGTAATACAGATGAAAATGCTTAAAGTACTAGAAACGcagataaaaacaatatattttaatg AGAATCCACTAACTTGCAACTGTGAAACACAAGAGGTTTGGCGATGGATGAAAGAACACTATAAAATAGTCATCAAAGGGAGTCGTAACTTACGTTGTGAACACCCGGAAGATCTTCATGGTTATAGCTTCATCGAATTACCATCCCACAAACTTTGCGACATACCTATCGTCATCCGTATTGCTATACAAGATATACAAACATACTCGATCATAGTATCTTGGCAGAGTCGCAACCAAACTGGTTTGAATGCATATCAAGTAGCTTATTTTAGCGAGGACAATCCAACACTG ATACGAGGGAAAATTCTCAACACAACAGCGAGATCAACGAGACTCAATAATCTGACACCAGGATCCAGATATACGGTTTGTGTAATAGCCGTCGGCAGCTTCGGTCCTTCCACATCTACAGGATTTTCCGTACCAGACGCTCGAATAGCGCTCTCCCCTGATATAACaagtataaataatttgtacTCGGACGAACAAATCTTTAACCATCTCCGTCCTTACATGAACGATTCTTTGAGCAGTAAATGTACTAGTGTAAGAACTATAGAAATCTTCGGAGCGGCAATTGACAGTCCATTTTCCAACACTTACATGGACATTGCAGACATTTTAACAAGGAGACTAAGTTTGGTTGTGGGGTGTTGTATTGGATTTATAGTGTTCGTCGTATTAGTTTCTGCGTTAGGGTATATTAAAACCAAGAAGAGACAGGTTATTGTAAAAGCTGAGGTGCAACAAGCTCCTCAGTATATTTCATATGACAATTTCAATACACCTGGAGTAGAGGTTCAGACTACTGACATggatataaatacaataacgGATAAAACAAAAGTACAATGTAAACACGATTGA